One genomic region from Conexibacter woesei Iso977N encodes:
- a CDS encoding motility protein A — MKAATAIGIGLAAGCIIIAGILEGVAPPALINPNALILVLGGTAGAVFGGVGMKRFMAIPKLYMKAILGEQPDLGERVKTLVGFAERARKDGLLALEEEIEAIDEPFMRKGMGLIVDGTDPDLLREILDADIDAMAARHKLGFSVFEKAGGIAPTIGVLGTVVSLVHVLSNLSAPETLGPAISGAFIATLYGVGSANVVYLPVCYSLQMMSQKEVDERTLVLEGILAIQAGDNPRMVQQKLLSYLSPAERDAVEGGDAKADLRAVDGGAAQAA; from the coding sequence ATGAAGGCCGCTACCGCTATCGGAATTGGACTCGCCGCCGGCTGCATCATCATCGCGGGGATCTTGGAGGGCGTCGCTCCCCCGGCGCTCATCAACCCCAATGCGTTGATCCTGGTGCTCGGCGGCACGGCGGGCGCGGTCTTCGGCGGCGTCGGCATGAAGCGGTTCATGGCGATCCCCAAGTTGTACATGAAGGCCATCCTTGGCGAGCAGCCCGATCTGGGCGAACGCGTCAAGACGCTTGTGGGCTTCGCCGAGCGGGCCCGCAAGGACGGCCTGCTCGCGCTGGAGGAGGAGATCGAGGCCATCGACGAGCCGTTCATGCGCAAGGGCATGGGGCTCATCGTGGACGGCACCGATCCGGACCTCCTGCGCGAGATCCTCGACGCCGACATCGACGCGATGGCCGCGCGCCACAAGCTGGGCTTCTCGGTCTTCGAGAAGGCCGGCGGCATCGCGCCGACGATCGGCGTGCTCGGCACCGTCGTCTCGCTCGTGCACGTGCTCTCCAACCTGAGCGCACCCGAGACCCTCGGGCCGGCGATCTCCGGCGCGTTCATCGCGACGCTGTACGGCGTCGGCTCGGCGAACGTCGTCTACCTGCCGGTCTGCTACTCGCTGCAGATGATGAGCCAGAAGGAGGTCGACGAGCGCACGCTGGTGCTCGAGGGCATCCTGGCCATCCAGGCGGGCGACAACCCGCGCATGGTGCAGCAGAAGCTGCTCAGCTACCTCTCCCCCGCCGAGCGCGACGCGGTCGAGGGCGGCGACGCCAAGGCCGACCTCAGGGCCGTCGACGGCGGCGCGGCGCAGGCGGCGTAA
- a CDS encoding FliM/FliN family flagellar motor switch protein, whose amino-acid sequence MNAEQALLRLGASTSEAVQGVLQMFSPTGVAPGTVRVVPPEENPFADAMFPAIAADVSYVDGVTGGNVMVIGIEGARRLAAAMMGMDPNEVEAGGELSELEFSAVGEAMNQMMSAAAMATSKVLDEEVEIAPPDVRQLDSSDSGGEGWEHPGHATAVTFTFCGAPCLLVQLVPNAFIVRMTRALDEMTESHDDAPLGDALRDIAVRVWAELGRTRMPSGRIVALPAGAVVELDREVEAPIDLYADGMRFATGRLMVTEDGGLAVRVESILGVSNSSPPTPEITPTEVAV is encoded by the coding sequence GTGAACGCCGAGCAAGCCCTTCTGCGCCTGGGCGCCTCCACCTCGGAGGCGGTCCAGGGCGTCCTGCAGATGTTCTCCCCGACCGGCGTCGCGCCGGGCACCGTGCGGGTCGTCCCGCCGGAGGAGAACCCGTTCGCCGACGCGATGTTCCCGGCGATCGCCGCCGACGTGTCCTACGTCGACGGCGTGACCGGCGGCAACGTGATGGTCATCGGCATCGAGGGCGCGCGCCGGCTGGCCGCGGCCATGATGGGGATGGACCCCAACGAGGTCGAGGCCGGCGGCGAGCTGTCCGAGCTGGAGTTCAGCGCGGTCGGCGAGGCGATGAACCAGATGATGTCGGCCGCTGCCATGGCCACGTCGAAGGTCCTCGACGAAGAGGTCGAGATCGCCCCGCCGGACGTCCGCCAGCTCGACTCGTCCGACTCGGGCGGCGAGGGCTGGGAGCATCCTGGCCACGCCACCGCGGTGACGTTCACGTTCTGCGGCGCACCGTGCCTGCTCGTGCAGCTGGTGCCCAACGCGTTCATCGTGCGCATGACGCGCGCGCTGGACGAGATGACCGAGAGCCACGACGACGCGCCGCTCGGCGACGCCCTGCGGGACATCGCCGTCCGCGTCTGGGCCGAGCTCGGGCGCACGAGGATGCCCTCGGGCCGGATCGTGGCGTTGCCCGCCGGCGCGGTCGTCGAGCTCGACCGCGAGGTCGAGGCCCCGATCGACCTCTACGCCGACGGCATGCGCTTCGCGACCGGCCGGCTGATGGTCACCGAGGACGGCGGGCTCGCCGTCCGCGTCGAGTCGATCCTCGGCGTTTCCAACTCTTCACCACCTACCCCTGAAATCACCCCCACGGAGGTTGCAGTCTGA
- a CDS encoding chemotaxis protein CheD: protein METVVRMGEASASNATGDVLACIGLGSCIGLTLVDRSKGVAALAHVMLPESTQSDPPQPHKFADLAVPALIDLALAHGASRTRLEACLVGGAAMFSFGGSGQDIGQRNAAAVTRLLEKERIPVRASETGGSKGRTVRVSLGSEITITVREAGGTETQLLGGGTVANRKAALIA, encoded by the coding sequence ATGGAGACCGTCGTCCGCATGGGCGAGGCGTCAGCCTCGAATGCCACCGGAGACGTGCTGGCGTGCATCGGCCTGGGCTCGTGCATCGGGCTCACGCTCGTCGACCGCAGCAAGGGCGTGGCCGCGCTGGCGCACGTCATGCTGCCCGAGTCCACGCAGTCGGACCCGCCGCAACCCCACAAGTTCGCCGACCTCGCGGTCCCGGCGCTGATCGACCTCGCGCTCGCCCACGGCGCGTCGCGCACCCGCCTCGAGGCCTGCCTCGTCGGCGGCGCCGCGATGTTCTCGTTCGGGGGCAGCGGCCAGGACATCGGCCAGCGCAACGCGGCCGCGGTCACGCGCCTGCTCGAGAAGGAGCGCATCCCGGTGCGCGCCTCCGAGACCGGCGGCTCCAAGGGCCGCACGGTGCGCGTCAGCCTGGGCTCCGAGATCACCATCACCGTCCGCGAGGCCGGCGGCACCGAGACGCAGCTGCTCGGCGGCGGCACCGTGGCCAACCGCAAGGCAGCCCTGATCGCATGA
- a CDS encoding flagellar motor switch protein FliM, which yields MSGFLDANEIEKLFARASEGNMPMESEERQGRRARWLRTVDFTRPTKFTTDQERRIRRAMDTFTERASTRLVAEHRTAIEMEVIDVGQFTWANAFAQVPDHSVHIQIDTAPHDGRMLLSAELPVVLIALERMLGGRAETASKDRDLTDIDLMVVQRMFATVVDALSSVWFDVSEMTLNIAMVDTQTETVQVAAGSEPTLALTLEARLDGLSSTMTLLIPYAAIAPVAGAFSRRDEEVKVRDEATAAAVNEGLSRVEVSMRAEVADTHLTLDEILRLQPGDVIRLDANADTDITLFADRTPVHHARGGRSGKHRAVQITGPVEIEP from the coding sequence ATGAGCGGCTTCCTCGACGCCAACGAGATCGAGAAGCTCTTCGCTCGGGCGAGCGAGGGCAACATGCCGATGGAGTCGGAGGAGCGCCAGGGCCGCCGTGCCCGCTGGCTGCGCACCGTCGACTTCACCCGCCCGACGAAGTTCACGACCGACCAGGAGCGGCGGATCCGCCGCGCCATGGACACGTTCACCGAGCGTGCCAGCACCCGCCTCGTCGCCGAGCACCGCACGGCGATCGAGATGGAGGTCATCGACGTCGGGCAGTTCACCTGGGCCAACGCGTTCGCGCAGGTCCCGGACCACTCCGTCCACATCCAGATCGACACCGCCCCGCACGACGGCCGCATGCTGCTGTCGGCGGAGCTGCCGGTCGTCCTGATCGCCCTGGAGCGCATGCTCGGCGGGCGGGCGGAGACCGCGTCCAAGGACCGCGATCTGACCGACATCGACCTGATGGTCGTGCAGCGGATGTTCGCGACCGTCGTCGACGCGCTGTCGTCGGTCTGGTTCGACGTCTCCGAGATGACGCTGAACATCGCGATGGTCGACACGCAGACGGAGACCGTGCAGGTCGCCGCCGGCTCGGAGCCGACGCTCGCGCTGACGCTCGAGGCGCGCCTGGACGGCCTGTCCTCGACGATGACGCTGCTGATCCCCTACGCCGCGATCGCCCCCGTCGCCGGTGCGTTCTCGCGCCGCGACGAGGAGGTCAAGGTCAGGGACGAGGCCACCGCCGCAGCCGTCAACGAGGGCCTGTCGCGCGTCGAGGTCTCGATGCGCGCCGAGGTCGCCGACACGCACCTGACGCTCGACGAGATCCTGCGCCTGCAGCCCGGCGACGTCATCCGCCTCGACGCCAACGCGGACACCGACATCACCCTCTTCGCCGACCGCACGCCCGTGCACCACGCGCGTGGCGGTCGCAGCGGCAAGCACCGCGCCGTGCAGATCACCGGACCCGTGGAGATCGAGCCGTGA
- a CDS encoding flagellar basal body-associated FliL family protein: protein MKNIKILIPVLLLVAGGVYKFVLAPKPVVPKPRVAGEVYIMPKDFLINLSGGKFAKLDAALVLKEGYLAEAVKAAMKASGEKEAGTPPTGYGTLPQEAVARAIITDTITDEPSSHLVHEKQRARLQKLILRRLQKETDIKVEDVMLTDLAVQ, encoded by the coding sequence ATGAAGAACATCAAGATCCTGATCCCCGTGCTGCTGCTCGTCGCCGGCGGCGTCTACAAGTTCGTCCTGGCCCCCAAGCCGGTCGTGCCCAAGCCCAGGGTCGCGGGCGAGGTGTACATCATGCCCAAGGACTTCCTGATCAACCTGTCGGGTGGCAAGTTCGCCAAGCTCGACGCCGCGCTGGTCCTCAAGGAGGGCTACCTCGCCGAGGCCGTCAAGGCCGCGATGAAGGCGTCCGGCGAGAAGGAGGCGGGGACCCCGCCGACCGGCTACGGCACGCTCCCGCAGGAGGCCGTCGCCCGCGCGATCATCACCGACACGATCACCGACGAGCCCTCGTCGCACCTCGTGCACGAGAAGCAGCGGGCCAGGCTGCAGAAGCTGATCCTGCGGCGGCTGCAGAAGGAGACCGACATCAAGGTCGAGGA
- a CDS encoding flagellar motor protein MotB — protein MSGHGKRGKRGGDHGEHPDERWLVTYADLMTLLVALFMVLFSISSVNKSKLESLQHSLQDAFSGKILPGGQSIKEGGGVENIKTPSQSPKESSLQPYVGSPKDQAVAKNKAATAAAAAKAAGNAEEQAFKQLKQRLDHVAAARGISGKVKVSVTDQGLLIRLLTDKLLFSSGSATPTPQSLPLLKDVADLLHTTAQSHQLIVSGNTDDQPIHSGQFEDNLSLSSARAESIFRTFTHDGISPVRMTAAGRGEYAPIASNATDSGRSLNRRVEILVPRITSVTAANASSSSATSDTSSSKIPSIKPNFAPSSSP, from the coding sequence ATGAGCGGGCACGGCAAGAGGGGCAAACGTGGCGGCGACCACGGGGAGCATCCCGACGAGCGCTGGCTGGTGACGTACGCCGACCTGATGACGCTGCTCGTCGCGCTCTTCATGGTGCTGTTCTCGATCTCCTCGGTCAACAAGTCCAAGCTGGAGTCGCTCCAGCACTCGCTGCAGGACGCCTTCTCGGGCAAGATCCTGCCGGGCGGCCAGTCGATCAAGGAGGGCGGCGGCGTCGAGAACATCAAGACGCCTTCGCAGTCCCCGAAGGAGTCGAGCCTGCAGCCCTACGTCGGCTCGCCCAAGGACCAGGCGGTGGCCAAGAACAAGGCCGCCACGGCCGCGGCCGCCGCCAAGGCGGCGGGCAACGCCGAGGAGCAGGCCTTCAAGCAGCTCAAGCAGAGGCTCGACCACGTCGCCGCGGCCAGGGGCATCAGCGGCAAGGTCAAGGTCTCGGTCACCGACCAGGGCCTGCTGATCCGCCTGCTGACCGACAAGCTGCTGTTCTCGTCCGGGTCGGCGACGCCGACGCCCCAGTCGCTGCCGCTGCTCAAGGACGTGGCCGACCTGCTCCACACCACGGCGCAGAGCCACCAGCTGATCGTGTCGGGCAACACCGACGACCAGCCGATCCACTCCGGCCAGTTCGAGGACAACCTGTCGCTGTCCTCGGCGCGCGCCGAGTCGATCTTCCGCACCTTCACGCACGACGGCATCTCGCCGGTGAGGATGACCGCCGCCGGTCGCGGCGAGTACGCCCCGATCGCGTCCAACGCGACCGACAGCGGACGCTCGCTGAACCGGCGCGTCGAGATCCTCGTGCCCCGCATCACCTCGGTGACGGCCGCCAACGCCAGCTCCAGCTCGGCGACGTCCGACACCTCGTCTTCCAAGATCCCGTCCATCAAGCCGAACTTCGCCCCGAGCTCGTCCCCATGA
- a CDS encoding response regulator, giving the protein MARVLVVDDAAFMRKMVTDALSGGGHEIVGEAANGAEAVARFQELRPDVMTLDITMPEKDGLAALKEIIAVDPGAKVVMCSALGQESKVLESIKLGAKDFVVKPFQAERVLSAIEKALG; this is encoded by the coding sequence ATGGCTCGCGTGCTCGTCGTTGATGACGCCGCGTTCATGCGGAAGATGGTCACCGACGCCCTGAGCGGCGGCGGCCACGAGATCGTTGGCGAAGCCGCCAACGGCGCCGAGGCGGTGGCGCGGTTCCAGGAGCTGCGCCCCGACGTCATGACGCTGGACATCACCATGCCGGAGAAGGACGGCCTGGCCGCCCTGAAGGAGATCATCGCCGTCGACCCCGGCGCGAAGGTCGTCATGTGCTCGGCCCTGGGCCAGGAGTCCAAGGTCCTGGAGTCGATCAAGTTGGGCGCGAAGGACTTCGTCGTGAAGCCCTTCCAGGCCGAGCGCGTCCTGTCCGCGATCGAGAAGGCCCTGGGCTAG
- a CDS encoding chemotaxis protein CheC has product MTTFSEMQLDALRELANIGSGNAGTALGAMLGKSVDINVPTAAALPLDEAVAIAGAPDELRYGVVVPMVGDFDAIVVLLFPEEDAKKLTGIYGIEPSTPDGYSMLGEVGNILGTNYINALAQMVGMEMEPQPPQVVEDMLASILSTVLIGRGDDVDEALILDSNLLVEEEECTLSFLLLPNHGGIKELLGRLGL; this is encoded by the coding sequence ATGACCACGTTCTCTGAGATGCAGCTCGACGCCCTGCGCGAGCTGGCCAACATCGGATCCGGCAACGCCGGTACCGCGCTCGGCGCGATGCTGGGCAAGTCGGTGGACATCAACGTCCCCACCGCCGCCGCCCTGCCGCTCGACGAGGCGGTCGCGATCGCCGGCGCCCCCGACGAGCTCCGCTACGGCGTGGTCGTGCCGATGGTCGGCGACTTCGACGCGATCGTCGTCCTCCTCTTCCCCGAGGAGGACGCCAAGAAGCTGACCGGCATCTACGGCATCGAGCCCTCGACGCCCGACGGCTACTCGATGCTCGGCGAGGTCGGCAACATCCTCGGCACCAACTACATCAACGCGCTCGCCCAGATGGTCGGCATGGAGATGGAGCCCCAGCCGCCGCAGGTCGTCGAGGACATGCTCGCCTCGATCCTGTCGACGGTCCTGATCGGCCGCGGCGACGACGTCGACGAGGCGCTGATCCTCGACTCCAACCTCCTCGTCGAGGAAGAGGAGTGCACCCTGTCCTTCCTGCTCCTGCCCAACCACGGCGGGATCAAGGAGCTGCTGGGGCGGCTCGGCCTCTAG